The DNA region ACATACCTTTTCTGTTATGTTTGAACATTGATAAGCTAAAGacctttattaatattttattattcagttaaaTTACAAGAAAGTCTTTGGTTTATTGTAATTGTCAATATTTCAActgatataaattacatttatactCTATTTATACTTCAGTTCTATATGACTTGAAAGGAAAGCTATGTTTGGGGCCAAATATCTGCCAATAacttttcattcaaattatgtGATACAGAATTGTGAGTACTgtgtattgtaataaaaattattcttgcttgggaaaaaatataacgtcttttttgttttgattatcCAAGTACAAAACGATGGAGGGCAGTTTCGAAGAGATTTCTCGTGATTACAATCCGAATTGGATGACGGCCATTGAGATCCTTGACGACGATATATTCTTGGGCGCCGAAAATAGCTATAACCTCTTCGTATGCCAGAAAGATAGTGCTGCAACAACGGACGAGGAACGTGCCCAGATGCAGGAAGTTGGACAGTTTCATGTGGGCGACATGATAAATGTCTTTAGACACGGTTCGCTGGTCATGCAGAATCTTGGCGAGTCTTCGACGCCCACTAGGGGATGTGTTTTATTCGGTACAGTTGGCGGAGCTATTGGTATGGAGTCTTTAACCACAAAtaggattttttttacatagtttaatttaatttcaggtTTGGTTACTCAAATTCCGCAAAACTTCTACGAATTCTTGCTCGAGTTGCAAACAAAATTGTCGACGGTGATCAAGTCGGTTGGAAAAATTGAGCATAGTTATTGGAGGGCGTTTCACACagacattaaaactgaagCGTGCGAAGGATTTATTGATGGGGACTTGATTGAAAGTTTTCTGGATTTGTCCCAGGAGAAGATGAAGGAGGTGGCTGATGCTTGTCAGCAAGTAACTGTTGAGCACTTAGTGAAAATGATTGAGGATTTGACtagaatacattaatttagtaTCCCCGTTTTTGGGGATCATTTCAATGtcaatattcaattcaatgaAACGAATTCCTATAAGGTTAtgtatattagaaataaaaatgtttcttactaattatagttttatttattaaattattatataatattaaattaagaacagtataaaaataagaaatttgatACTAGTTGTCAACTACTTGCACATGATCTAAATGATCGTACGcagtttttatcaaaaactgGAAGTTTGTATTATCCTCCAACTTTGTGAGACCATCAGTTAACAGATCCAAAGGAGGTAACAAGTTACTAGGATCAGCacctacaaataaaatataagtttatccataaaatttccttttataaaaaattacatacctAACGCTAAACATAATTcgatgattttaaaaaatagagtaCTTTGCAAAACAGCCATaggttcattcaaatttttgtagtCCCAAGTATCTCTAAGAATTGCGTTACACCAAATCTTCACGTTTAATTCCTGTCGTAACTCGTAATCCGTTATATATTTAAGCATTTCCAATGCACTCCTAAACTCTACTTCTGTAGCATCTGTGTATTCGGAACTAATATACAAATTGATTATATCTTTGGCGGAAATCACCCCCGGGTTTATCACATCAAAACCATGCCCTTGTAAAACATAACCAGGCAAATTTTTCTGATAACCaaccaatttcaatttattattgatagcATCAACATATTTATCAACATCCGCAGTGTTGGGTCCAGCAAGTTTTGCCAGTTTACTCATActcaataaagttttatatttatctaaggaatctactTCCGTGGAGGCCAAATTGTTTAACGTATCAGCACCCACTGCAAACTTTTTGTCAAATATGTGTTGCATCCAAGACAAAGAGGGATGATCTGACAAAAATTTGGTAAGTGTCTGTAAATTATCCGACTTGCCTACTTGACGGTATCTATCGATTAGTTTGCCCTGTTTGTTTTCCTTGAAAAACCAATTGTACATGTACTCTGCAAAACCGTCTTGCCTGAAACGATCGATGTATTCATCGAGACGTTGATTGTTATCGGTGTTATCGCAAATTATGACCAAAGTCTCAAAATCCAAATACTTTTCGGCAAGTTGGGCGGCTTTTTCATATTCGTTGTCttgtactaaaatataattacatatatttgaaatCGTTTAAAAGATGATAATAACTATAATGtgaataatttgttacaaaaaagcactttaatttataaaatgaacgtTCTACTTACAAAGTGGCTTTATCAACTTGTGTCTATCTGtacaatattgtttataaatcgcAGCTTCTCTGTCAGTGCCGCGTATGCTTTCCAAATATGACTTTCTTCCATCCAAAATTAAATCTGTTAACGCAACAAATTGTTCCACTAAGTCACTTTTTAGCTGTGAAGAGCTAGACAATTTCATGCCATAGGTGAAAGTCAGCGAATGCtaaaaatacagtaaattaCACCAAGCAAATACATATTGCCGAAACATATATTAAGATacttatatgaaaataaaactgtttacaAAGTACGTAACTCtcgatgataataaaaatgtatgaaattttGACGACAAAATCAAGTTTATTGTggttaaagaatattataccTGTAACAGGAGAGCATCCATTAGACCCTCAGAATCGCTAGCTGCTGTCCAAGGTATGTACTCCGTTTGCAAAGATTTGCCGACCTCGTTAAGGGCAAAGGTGTCGGCACGTTGAAGTCTGTATTGGATCACTTCATTTAAAACGGTCTGAAAACATTAAactataaatcaaatttacaattttcttgaATTAACTTACAAGAATAATTTCGTTGCTATCATAGATGTGTTGGACAATTTCTTCTGGATTTAAATTCGAGTGTGCCACGTCCTCAGACAAGTTAGCCAGTTCTTGTATGCATTTCTCCACTTTGCTAACttctctataaaaaatatcttgatTGGTAAGTCCATTGTCTCTTTCAATATCTGAATCCTTAATTGCATTCTCTATAGCATTCTCCAAGATTAAGCTGACGGGCAAACTTTTTAGTATGATCGCCGCGATGATCTTCTCGGACAACTCGGCTAAaatggatatttttttttgaacaacTTACACAttgaagataataaaataaatacatttttaaattcacaatgtaaaatattttacctaaaatttgaatagttGGCATCACAGTATCTCTTATTGAACAGGCAGCCAGCCGTTGCCATAAACCAGTGTCTTTTAAGAATCgcaaaaacaaagaaaacgCCTTTTGCTTGTCTTCTAATTGGGGCAAAATTTGCATATAATAAGAGCTTCCTATGCCTAAGGTTGCGTTATCTGTCCATCTGGGATCTTTGGCAGGAATATCATCCAAAAGatcattacaaatttttataacagtttTATCTAGCAATGAATCAATAGTGGGAGTTGAAGTCGTCTCAATGGGATACAATACGCTGAGAATTTCTTCACAGGCGCCCTTGAAATTGATACTGTATGAACTGACTAAtagaaaatacaaaacaaaatatatacctGTTGGTTCTGAACATAAAAGATGAACGCCGCCTTCAACTGACTTAAAGAATCCTTGTAAGCCTCATATAATTCTTCGGGGTCCATATTGTAGACAGAAAGGTTATTGTTGGTAATGCCTACAGATTCGTTGGACGAAGTGTCAGCCACAGCCAACAAACTGACATTTTGACTAACATTCAACAAATCACAATTAAATTCGTTGGATGAGACGGAAACCAGACCGCTGTTCCTCGAAAAGAACACTGGTGTATTCACACAGATTGACCCACCTAAAgacaaaatattagattattatttttttaaactgaatTGGTCTCACCTAGTAAGAAGTCTTTAGGAGAATTGAACTCAAGAACATCTGGATCTTGCTGCTGTTTCACCACAGTAATGCTTTTTTGATTGTACAAATACACTTGATTGCCACAATACAAGAATCTATATAAGAGGGCGTCTCCGGGATTATCTTCATTGTACATAGATGATATTTTAAGCAACATAAAATTTCTGATACTGGTTGGAGCTTGGGTACCAGCAGTAGCTATGGAAATCATTGCATAGTGAACCTGTGGAAAATAACCATTCAGtttcaacaaattataaacataactttgtttctatgaaaattattgtatttaatcctattaaaaatcatattgacTTTCAACCATATACACCGTTTggttttttagtattaaatatacaggAATAAGAAATAACTTTTCAAAAAGTTACCTGAGGAGACATTTGCATGTTAACCGCGGCAGCCAAAATGAGAATACCGTCATTGTCAGGTTGAATATCTAACAGCCAAGTATCAATGTCGGTCTGATCACCAATACAGTTATCCCAAACAGCGTTGTGAAAGCTGTCCCTGACTAAACGATTTAATTCAGCATAAAACACTAAGTTCTCAGTGTCCCTATCTGATAAAGACCACTTTTGTAGCGAGTGACCGGCCAAAACGTAAACCGTCCACGTGTTGTCTTCCTTATTGGTAACACTCAATACTCTAACCAACcgctgaaattaattataaaaaattgaatatattgggGAGATATTAGGATGATTTTAATACCGGTTCAGTGGACTGTTCTGTGGAGATAGGTCCAAAAATTAACGACGACATTCGCTTACTAATACCTCCGAGCCATCCATTGGGAGTTCCAAGAGGTTTGTTCTCCAAACTGTGCCTTCCACCGACCGACGTCGGCTGCACTAGGACTATGGTACATGTAGTAGTTGCCAAAATACAACCCAAACCTTCCACTTCTGTTAAACTATCACATTCTTGCCCTTGAAGATCGATAGATTTCTCCACAGTAACACCGTCATGTGCGATGGCCGGCCAATACCTAACAACTCCTAAACATCCaataaaaacactaaattgtgcattttattaaaatatcttacctTCTGGCGACACTGCTATACAAGCTGGAATGTTGTGTCCGTGTGGTAAGAAAACGGACACCAATTCCGCCCGATGGGCCAGGTCACTCTGGGGGAGCTGCAGTTCGAAACACTGGGTCATTAAATTCCGTTTCGTTGGAGTGCCAGGATTTTCTGCAGTCTGTCGGTACTGCCAGATTAGGAGGCGTCGACCACACACAACCCAAACATATCCGCATTCTGAAATTCGCGCCGAAACAACGGCGctacctaaaatattaattggtgCTTTATTATGATTCTATAACAGTTTACTTGTATTGTTATGTTCACAAGCTTGATTCCGAAAATAGTATATTTCTCTATCGAAAAGTTAAATcgttaataataagtaatttcaGTTTACacgaaatagaaaataaaaataaatttaaagatagtTCTATTCTAAATCAATGTAttgttagttaaatattttattaaaatacatacaatcatttataataaaacatgttttagaCTTCTATtcaactttttgttttgtaattttatattgtttaaattaaaccacatcaaaatgtatgtatattta from Aethina tumida isolate Nest 87 chromosome 1, icAetTumi1.1, whole genome shotgun sequence includes:
- the LOC109602557 gene encoding nuclear pore complex protein Nup133 isoform X2 — protein: MEQNDLSPFSPRSPFTSRSRQNVTSKRLMPVNFRKSSRFSVSGKSTQSLQIILKSSQNYVERFGQPLPVLITEALTFADRSAVVSARISECGYVWVVCGRRLLIWQYRQTAENPGTPTKRNLMTQCFELQLPQSDLAHRAELVSVFLPHGHNIPACIAVSPEGVVRYWPAIAHDGVTVEKSIDLQGQECDSLTEVEGLGCILATTTCTIVLVQPTSVGGRHSLENKPLGTPNGWLGGISKRMSSLIFGPISTEQSTEPRLVRVLSVTNKEDNTWTVYVLAGHSLQKWSLSDRDTENLVFYAELNRLVRDSFHNAVWDNCIGDQTDIDTWLLDIQPDNDGILILAAAVNMQMSPQVHYAMISIATAGTQAPTSIRNFMLLKISSMYNEDNPGDALLYRFLYCGNQVYLYNQKSITVVKQQQDPDVLEFNSPKDFLLGGSICVNTPVFFSRNSGLVSVSSNEFNCDLLNVSQNVSLLAVADTSSNESVGITNNNLSVYNMDPEELYEAYKDSLSQLKAAFIFYVQNQQGACEEILSVLYPIETTSTPTIDSLLDKTVIKICNDLLDDIPAKDPRWTDNATLGIGSSYYMQILPQLEDKQKAFSLFLRFLKDTGLWQRLAACSIRDTVMPTIQILAELSEKIIAAIILKSLPVSLILENAIENAIKDSDIERDNGLTNQDIFYREVSKVEKCIQELANLSEDVAHSNLNPEEIVQHIYDSNEIILTVLNEVIQYRLQRADTFALNEVGKSLQTEYIPWTAASDSEGLMDALLLQHSLTFTYGMKLSSSSQLKSDLVEQFVALTDLILDGRKSYLESIRGTDREAAIYKQYCTDRHKLIKPLLQDNEYEKAAQLAEKYLDFETLVIICDNTDNNQRLDEYIDRFRQDGFAEYMYNWFFKENKQGKLIDRYRQVGKSDNLQTLTKFLSDHPSLSWMQHIFDKKFAVGADTLNNLASTEVDSLDKYKTLLSMSKLAKLAGPNTADVDKYVDAINNKLKLVGYQKNLPGYVLQGHGFDVINPGVISAKDIINLYISSEYTDATEVEFRSALEMLKYITDYELRQELNVKIWCNAILRDTWDYKNLNEPMAVLQSTLFFKIIELCLALGADPSNLLPPLDLLTDGLTKLEDNTNFQFLIKTAYDHLDHVQVVDN
- the LOC109602557 gene encoding nuclear pore complex protein Nup133 isoform X1 — protein: MEQNDLSPFSPRSPFTSRSRQNVTSKRLMPVNFRKSSRFSVSGKSTQSLQIILKSSQNYVERFGQPLPVLITEALTFADRVARGPTFDHSKLAEARETGSAVVSARISECGYVWVVCGRRLLIWQYRQTAENPGTPTKRNLMTQCFELQLPQSDLAHRAELVSVFLPHGHNIPACIAVSPEGVVRYWPAIAHDGVTVEKSIDLQGQECDSLTEVEGLGCILATTTCTIVLVQPTSVGGRHSLENKPLGTPNGWLGGISKRMSSLIFGPISTEQSTEPRLVRVLSVTNKEDNTWTVYVLAGHSLQKWSLSDRDTENLVFYAELNRLVRDSFHNAVWDNCIGDQTDIDTWLLDIQPDNDGILILAAAVNMQMSPQVHYAMISIATAGTQAPTSIRNFMLLKISSMYNEDNPGDALLYRFLYCGNQVYLYNQKSITVVKQQQDPDVLEFNSPKDFLLGGSICVNTPVFFSRNSGLVSVSSNEFNCDLLNVSQNVSLLAVADTSSNESVGITNNNLSVYNMDPEELYEAYKDSLSQLKAAFIFYVQNQQGACEEILSVLYPIETTSTPTIDSLLDKTVIKICNDLLDDIPAKDPRWTDNATLGIGSSYYMQILPQLEDKQKAFSLFLRFLKDTGLWQRLAACSIRDTVMPTIQILAELSEKIIAAIILKSLPVSLILENAIENAIKDSDIERDNGLTNQDIFYREVSKVEKCIQELANLSEDVAHSNLNPEEIVQHIYDSNEIILTVLNEVIQYRLQRADTFALNEVGKSLQTEYIPWTAASDSEGLMDALLLQHSLTFTYGMKLSSSSQLKSDLVEQFVALTDLILDGRKSYLESIRGTDREAAIYKQYCTDRHKLIKPLLQDNEYEKAAQLAEKYLDFETLVIICDNTDNNQRLDEYIDRFRQDGFAEYMYNWFFKENKQGKLIDRYRQVGKSDNLQTLTKFLSDHPSLSWMQHIFDKKFAVGADTLNNLASTEVDSLDKYKTLLSMSKLAKLAGPNTADVDKYVDAINNKLKLVGYQKNLPGYVLQGHGFDVINPGVISAKDIINLYISSEYTDATEVEFRSALEMLKYITDYELRQELNVKIWCNAILRDTWDYKNLNEPMAVLQSTLFFKIIELCLALGADPSNLLPPLDLLTDGLTKLEDNTNFQFLIKTAYDHLDHVQVVDN